A stretch of the Chlorobiota bacterium genome encodes the following:
- a CDS encoding restriction endonuclease: MKQNLTIENVIIEAKTFCIAQSKTPNKELYGVTDGKAVGTHIEHKFQQHLADKYELKIGSSAKGIDLPSVDIDIKVTSIKQPQSSCPFKDAKQKIFGLGYHLLVFVYDKVDDPKSKTANLNFVSCSLVSKERTADYTTTFRLREMVKDKANIEDIIAYLNDKNIPADEITLQQLAEQILKTPPEQGYLTISNALQWRLQYQRIVTLSENVTGINKIIDKMKP, encoded by the coding sequence ATGAAACAGAATTTGACAATAGAGAATGTCATAATTGAAGCAAAGACATTTTGTATTGCTCAATCAAAGACACCAAACAAAGAACTTTATGGCGTAACTGATGGCAAAGCCGTTGGAACTCATATCGAACATAAGTTTCAACAACATCTTGCCGACAAATACGAACTTAAAATCGGTTCTTCTGCAAAAGGTATTGATTTGCCTTCGGTTGATATTGATATAAAAGTAACATCAATCAAACAGCCTCAATCTTCTTGCCCTTTCAAAGACGCTAAACAGAAAATTTTTGGACTTGGCTATCATTTACTTGTGTTTGTTTATGACAAAGTTGATGACCCCAAAAGCAAAACAGCTAATTTGAATTTTGTAAGTTGTTCATTAGTTTCAAAAGAAAGAACTGCCGATTACACCACGACATTCAGGCTTCGTGAAATGGTTAAGGACAAAGCTAATATTGAAGATATTATCGCTTATCTAAATGACAAAAATATTCCAGCCGATGAAATCACTTTACAACAATTGGCTGAACAAATTCTTAAAACACCACCTGAACAAGGTTATTTGACAATTTCTAATGCTTTACAATGGAGATTACAATATCAAAGAATTGTAACGCTTTCTGAAAATGTAACAGGAATTAATAAAATCATTGATAAAATGAAACCTTGA
- a CDS encoding homoserine dehydrogenase: MTRNKLIIGLFGFGCVGYGLYEVLEKTPGLKAKIKTICVKNKNKQRQLSEEHFNYDKDKILNDPEINVVVELIDDADDAFEIVFTALRNRKAVVTANKKMIAEHFVELLDLQKRFKVPLLYEAACCASIPIIRNLEEYYDNDLLESIEGIVNGSTNYILSKTFSENLSYPVALKEAQQKGYAESDPSLDTGGFDAKYKLLILIAHAFGIVAKPIDIFNIGIDNIGELELNYAREKDMKIKLVVQAYKTPEGNVSCFVLPKFIDRDNKLYSVDDVFNGVITKTSFSDLQFFVGKGAGAYPTASAVLSDISALSYNYRYEYKKLNAFEAFSDDENTLLKVFLRHKLANSPEFKKYFQSIEECYFNQHSGYIIGIISLKNLKEIRLRNIADLSIILIKTIN; this comes from the coding sequence ATGACAAGAAATAAGTTAATAATTGGATTATTTGGTTTCGGGTGTGTAGGCTACGGTTTATACGAAGTATTAGAGAAAACGCCCGGTCTAAAAGCAAAAATTAAAACCATTTGTGTAAAAAATAAAAACAAACAAAGACAACTTTCAGAAGAACATTTTAATTATGACAAAGATAAAATACTCAATGATCCTGAGATAAACGTTGTGGTTGAGTTAATTGATGATGCTGATGATGCATTTGAAATTGTATTTACTGCTTTACGCAACCGCAAAGCAGTAGTAACAGCTAACAAAAAAATGATTGCTGAACATTTTGTCGAATTGTTAGATTTACAAAAACGGTTTAAAGTTCCGTTATTATATGAAGCTGCTTGTTGTGCAAGCATTCCTATCATTCGTAATTTGGAAGAATATTATGATAATGATTTATTGGAATCAATTGAAGGAATTGTAAACGGCTCAACTAATTATATTCTTTCAAAAACATTTTCTGAAAATTTATCTTATCCTGTGGCACTAAAAGAAGCTCAACAAAAAGGATATGCTGAAAGTGATCCATCTCTTGATACAGGAGGGTTTGATGCTAAGTATAAATTACTGATTTTAATTGCTCATGCTTTCGGTATAGTTGCAAAACCAATAGACATTTTCAATATAGGGATTGATAACATTGGTGAATTAGAATTGAACTATGCTCGTGAAAAAGATATGAAAATAAAATTAGTAGTTCAGGCATATAAAACTCCTGAAGGTAATGTTTCATGTTTTGTTCTACCCAAATTTATTGATAGAGATAATAAGCTGTATTCAGTTGATGACGTTTTTAATGGAGTAATTACAAAAACTAGTTTCTCAGATCTTCAATTTTTTGTTGGTAAAGGTGCTGGTGCCTACCCAACAGCCTCTGCTGTGCTTTCCGACATTTCTGCATTGAGTTACAATTACCGATATGAGTATAAGAAATTAAATGCTTTTGAAGCATTTTCTGATGATGAAAATACACTTCTTAAAGTTTTTTTGAGACATAAACTAGCAAATAGTCCTGAGTTTAAAAAATATTTTCAATCTATTGAAGAATGTTATTTCAATCAACATTCTGGTTATATAATTGGCATAATTTCGTTAAAAAACCTAAAAGAAATTAGATTACGAAACATAGCCGATTTATCAATAATACTTATTAAAACTATAAACTAA
- a CDS encoding PLP-dependent transferase, whose amino-acid sequence MKEETKILHSIPVDVLTGAISTPIYQTSTFVQQAPGINKGFDYARSNNPTRKVLENLIATLENGSNGYAFASGLSAIDAVVKLLKSGDEIVAVDDIYGGAFRLFTHIYEKFGIKVTYVDTTNAKNVAEAITPKTKLVWLESPTNPTLKISDITTIAKIAKANNCLLCVDNTFASPVSQKPIELGADIVIHSATKYLAGHSDLIAGLVVTKTTELGEQIKFIQNASGAILSPFDSWLVIRGIETLSLRVRQHSENAQSIAEFLTTQDLVKNVYYPGLKSHLNHSIANQQQKYFGGVVSFDLNIDDKEFATQIVSSTKFFKLAESLGGVKSLICLPCEMTHKSIPTETRHKSGVTDSLIRLSIGLENVEDLIQDLNAVFHSLKTKLSHSA is encoded by the coding sequence ATGAAAGAAGAAACAAAAATTCTGCACAGTATTCCTGTTGACGTACTAACAGGAGCAATCTCAACACCAATTTATCAAACTTCAACTTTTGTACAACAAGCCCCTGGCATTAACAAAGGGTTTGATTATGCACGAAGCAATAATCCAACACGAAAAGTCTTGGAAAATCTAATTGCGACATTAGAAAACGGTAGTAATGGATATGCTTTTGCAAGCGGTTTATCAGCGATTGATGCTGTAGTTAAGTTGCTTAAATCTGGTGATGAAATTGTAGCCGTTGATGATATTTACGGAGGTGCATTTCGATTGTTTACCCATATCTATGAAAAGTTTGGCATCAAAGTAACTTATGTAGATACAACGAATGCTAAGAATGTTGCTGAAGCAATTACACCAAAAACAAAATTGGTTTGGTTGGAAAGTCCCACCAATCCTACGCTTAAAATTTCTGACATTACAACTATTGCAAAAATTGCTAAGGCAAATAATTGTTTGCTTTGTGTTGACAATACATTTGCTTCTCCAGTTTCACAAAAACCTATTGAGTTAGGTGCTGACATTGTTATTCATAGCGCAACAAAATATCTGGCTGGTCATAGTGATTTAATTGCAGGTTTAGTTGTAACCAAAACAACTGAATTAGGAGAGCAAATAAAATTTATTCAAAATGCATCAGGTGCAATACTTTCTCCATTTGACAGTTGGTTAGTGATTCGTGGCATTGAAACCCTTTCACTTCGTGTACGACAACATTCTGAAAATGCACAATCTATTGCGGAATTTCTTACTACACAAGACTTAGTAAAAAATGTATATTATCCTGGACTTAAAAGTCATCTCAACCATTCTATTGCAAATCAACAGCAAAAATATTTTGGTGGAGTAGTATCTTTTGATTTAAATATTGATGATAAAGAATTTGCAACCCAAATTGTTTCATCAACAAAATTTTTCAAATTAGCAGAAAGCTTAGGCGGTGTAAAAAGTTTAATTTGCCTTCCCTGCGAAATGACACATAAATCTATACCAACTGAAACCCGCCATAAATCAGGCGTTACAGACAGTTTGATTCGTTTATCAATCGGTTTAGAAAATGTAGAAGATTTAATACAAGACTTAAATGCAGTATTCCATTCTTTGAAAACAAAATTATCTCATTCAGCTTAA
- a CDS encoding c-type cytochrome — translation MKSVIKILKWAGLVLCLLIIGLLVFIQFSWDKKYDAPYPNITATTDSIIIARGKHLALGPAHCINCHVPMDKLREADEGKIMSLSGGWELTIPPGTFRAPNITPDNETGIGKMTDGEIARALRHSVNKNSRLVFPFMPFQELSDADLTAIISFLRSQESVKHKVERSELSFLGKALLAFGVIKPEGPKNTPPKSVEIDSTIVYGSYLANSVANCRGCHTERDFKTGDFIGAPFAGGTYFEPDVFTEGYSFVTPNLTPQKETGIIANWDESKFITRMRGGRIHKGSPMPWTTFARMDDLELKAIYRYLHSLVPVYNKIEKIVFAPNEEFSK, via the coding sequence ATGAAAAGTGTAATTAAAATTCTGAAATGGGCTGGTTTGGTACTTTGCCTATTAATTATTGGACTGTTAGTTTTTATTCAATTCTCATGGGACAAAAAGTATGATGCTCCATACCCCAACATAACTGCAACAACCGACTCAATTATAATCGCCAGAGGAAAGCACCTTGCTCTTGGTCCGGCTCATTGCATAAATTGCCATGTGCCTATGGATAAACTCAGAGAAGCTGACGAAGGTAAAATAATGTCACTTAGTGGAGGATGGGAATTAACCATTCCTCCTGGTACTTTCAGAGCACCAAATATTACTCCTGACAATGAAACAGGTATCGGCAAAATGACCGATGGCGAAATTGCTCGAGCGTTACGCCATTCAGTAAACAAAAATAGTAGACTTGTATTTCCTTTTATGCCTTTTCAGGAATTAAGTGATGCGGACTTGACAGCTATAATCTCATTCCTACGGTCTCAAGAGTCAGTTAAGCATAAAGTTGAACGCTCAGAATTAAGTTTTTTAGGTAAAGCGCTTTTAGCTTTTGGGGTAATTAAGCCAGAAGGACCTAAGAATACTCCACCTAAATCAGTTGAAATTGATTCAACAATAGTCTACGGGTCATATTTAGCCAACAGTGTAGCAAATTGTAGAGGATGTCATACTGAAAGAGATTTTAAAACAGGGGATTTTATTGGTGCTCCGTTTGCTGGAGGAACCTACTTTGAACCGGATGTTTTTACTGAGGGTTATTCCTTTGTAACTCCAAACTTGACTCCACAAAAAGAAACTGGAATAATTGCTAACTGGGACGAATCAAAATTTATCACTAGGATGCGCGGTGGTAGAATACATAAAGGAAGTCCAATGCCATGGACTACATTTGCAAGAATGGACGATCTAGAGCTAAAAGCCATATATCGTTACTTGCATTCGCTCGTCCCTGTGTATAATAAAATTGAAAAAATAGTTTTTGCACCTAACGAGGAATTTTCAAAATAA
- a CDS encoding transposase: MSKKQSSLRAEAQKLFYKEEFKQKIVNEVLSGKLNKTQASNLYGIIGKATILYWIRQSQGLSGRDLALPKQIANFTEMKKNFTDKKLEEENKELRVLLRVAELRADLWQRNIEIAEEKFDIEITKKFRAQALRQLKSKDQKKK; this comes from the coding sequence ATGAGTAAAAAACAAAGTTCTCTTCGAGCCGAAGCACAAAAACTTTTCTATAAAGAAGAGTTCAAACAAAAAATTGTAAATGAAGTATTGAGTGGTAAACTCAATAAAACTCAGGCATCTAATCTTTATGGTATAATAGGCAAAGCAACTATACTTTATTGGATCAGACAAAGCCAGGGTCTGAGTGGAAGAGACTTAGCTCTACCCAAACAAATTGCTAATTTTACCGAAATGAAAAAGAATTTTACAGACAAAAAACTTGAAGAAGAAAATAAAGAGCTTCGGGTGCTTTTGCGTGTGGCAGAACTGCGAGCTGACCTCTGGCAACGCAACATTGAAATTGCAGAAGAAAAGTTTGATATTGAAATCACAAAAAAGTTTAGAGCCCAAGCATTGCGTCAATTAAAGAGCAAAGACCAAAAGAAAAAGTAA
- a CDS encoding EVE domain-containing protein: MRYAHELMNGEHIWERSGGEPTNKYFTALGFEIKSKSSTNMNGVSITGNIWKLGCNWGSGKPSFYNYIKEESIIIGVEDKKYSIGDLIVVTEGHQVKAIARINENPKPVTSNINLKPSFDNLAIEYDTWVNYANSEWYELEEDDTFSYQLQQGICKVQNRDIRNKVIDLWNSRNANYWIFQGNPSVFDFETAIKNNLLEDWTVSAHKDKIKKGDKVILWISGKNSGCYSLAEVTSEAQNITQSKDSHLWKTEDKNPLKAGIKITHNIIETPLLWSKIKGTKGLENLKVGNQGTNFTATKTEFKTILSLINNTTASNNKADMQAKNIILYGPPGTGKTYNSIDKAVEIASPERFNFNNHKVNKGVFDELRRNGQIEFVTFHQNYSYEDFVVGISPDVTSGTLRFDKREGIFKQLAERAKQNWLTATNKKEITIDFNFVFNSFFAKLIEEEVKEVEIPMKSKGYKFKVTSIDIDEGRIKFTKQSGGTGHDLLVKNLKAIYVGSLDYGVEGLGVYYNPLVEHLKEFAETLEPQNSTEEELKRFVLIIDEINRANISKVFGELITLLEDDKRLGEENELKITLPNGEKEFGVPPNLYIIGTMNTADKSIALIDIALRRRFEFIGYYPEYEMLNEEESLLLKKVNEAVFKEKKSADYLIGHAYFMKGQTIQIVLQNKVVPLLMEYFSGKTDIVSKIFADTNWNVTYNTTNFIWDISPR, from the coding sequence ATGCGATATGCTCATGAATTAATGAATGGTGAGCACATTTGGGAGCGAAGTGGCGGTGAACCAACTAACAAATATTTTACAGCATTAGGTTTTGAAATAAAAAGTAAATCAAGCACAAATATGAATGGAGTGAGTATCACAGGCAATATTTGGAAATTAGGATGCAATTGGGGAAGCGGTAAACCTAGCTTCTACAACTACATTAAAGAAGAGAGCATTATTATTGGCGTTGAGGACAAAAAATACAGCATTGGCGACTTGATTGTTGTTACAGAAGGACATCAAGTAAAGGCAATCGCAAGAATTAATGAGAATCCGAAACCTGTTACAAGTAACATAAATCTTAAACCTTCCTTTGACAATCTCGCAATTGAGTATGACACTTGGGTCAACTACGCAAATTCCGAATGGTATGAACTTGAAGAAGATGACACATTTTCATATCAATTACAGCAAGGAATCTGCAAAGTTCAAAATAGAGACATTCGTAATAAGGTTATTGACTTATGGAATAGTAGAAATGCCAATTATTGGATATTTCAAGGCAATCCAAGTGTATTTGATTTCGAAACTGCAATTAAAAATAATTTGTTAGAAGATTGGACTGTTTCAGCTCATAAAGACAAGATAAAAAAAGGTGACAAAGTAATTTTATGGATTTCAGGTAAAAATTCAGGTTGTTACTCTCTAGCAGAAGTAACAAGTGAAGCACAAAACATTACTCAATCAAAAGATTCACACCTATGGAAAACAGAAGACAAAAACCCTCTTAAAGCAGGAATCAAAATCACACATAATATAATTGAAACTCCTTTGCTTTGGAGCAAAATAAAGGGAACAAAAGGACTAGAAAATTTGAAAGTTGGTAATCAAGGAACAAATTTCACAGCAACAAAAACTGAGTTCAAAACTATTTTGAGTTTAATAAATAATACAACTGCATCAAATAATAAAGCTGACATGCAAGCAAAAAACATTATCCTTTATGGACCTCCAGGAACAGGAAAGACATACAATAGCATTGATAAGGCTGTTGAGATAGCTTCACCTGAAAGATTTAATTTCAATAATCACAAGGTAAATAAAGGAGTGTTTGACGAATTAAGAAGAAATGGACAAATTGAGTTCGTTACTTTCCACCAAAATTATTCCTATGAAGATTTTGTAGTTGGGATTTCTCCCGATGTTACATCTGGCACTTTGCGTTTTGACAAACGTGAAGGAATTTTCAAACAGTTGGCTGAAAGAGCAAAACAAAATTGGTTAACAGCAACCAACAAGAAAGAAATCACCATTGATTTTAACTTCGTTTTCAATTCCTTCTTTGCAAAATTGATTGAGGAAGAAGTAAAGGAAGTTGAAATACCAATGAAAAGCAAAGGATACAAGTTCAAAGTAACATCAATTGACATTGATGAGGGAAGAATAAAGTTTACAAAACAAAGCGGAGGAACAGGACACGACTTGCTTGTAAAAAATCTCAAAGCAATTTATGTGGGAAGTTTGGATTATGGTGTTGAAGGTTTGGGTGTTTATTACAATCCATTGGTAGAACATCTAAAAGAATTTGCCGAAACGCTTGAACCCCAAAATTCAACAGAAGAGGAATTGAAAAGGTTTGTTTTGATAATTGATGAAATAAATCGTGCTAATATTTCTAAGGTTTTTGGCGAATTAATTACACTTCTTGAGGACGATAAAAGATTAGGAGAAGAAAACGAATTGAAAATTACTTTGCCAAATGGAGAAAAAGAATTTGGCGTACCGCCAAATCTTTACATCATAGGCACAATGAATACAGCTGACAAGTCGATTGCTTTAATTGATATTGCTTTGCGTAGGCGTTTTGAGTTCATTGGCTATTATCCAGAATATGAGATGTTGAATGAAGAAGAATCTTTGCTTCTTAAAAAAGTTAATGAAGCAGTTTTCAAAGAAAAAAAATCAGCTGACTATCTAATTGGGCATGCTTACTTCATGAAAGGACAAACGATTCAAATTGTTTTGCAAAACAAAGTTGTTCCATTGTTGATGGAATATTTTTCAGGTAAAACAGATATTGTTTCTAAAATATTTGCAGACACTAATTGGAATGTAACTTACAATACCACAAATTTCATTTGGGATATTTCACCGAGATAA
- a CDS encoding tyrosine-type recombinase/integrase gives MAKINKSVSLHTLRQSYATHLLEGGTNLRYIQELLVHKSPKTTQIYTHVSTEGLGRVVSPIEKMKLKL, from the coding sequence TTGGCAAAAATAAATAAAAGTGTTAGCTTGCATACATTAAGACAAAGTTATGCAACGCATTTATTAGAAGGCGGAACTAATTTGAGATACATTCAAGAATTGTTAGTCCATAAAAGTCCAAAAACAACTCAAATTTATACTCATGTAAGTACTGAAGGACTTGGAAGAGTTGTAAGTCCAATTGAAAAAATGAAATTAAAACTATGA